CAAGGCTAAAAGATATTAACCCCTTATGTTGTAACCTGCCTATTATCATTGCTGGATGCGTATTGAATTTTTTTGCAAAAGCAATAATGTCGTTTTCATCAAGTTGGGCAGCAAGTATAACTTCTTCTTCTTGTTCTCTGGTAAAAATCCATTCTTCAGCAAAATCGTGCGCTTCCTGTTCTTTTTCCGGGTCTGCCTCTGAAAAGTTAATATTTTCTAATGAAATGTATTTTTTACCATGTAGTAATATATGCCCGGCTTCATGAAAAAAAGTAAACCAAAACCTGTCGTTTTGTTTGTAACGTGCTGTTAGTTGAATAATAGGGTTGTTTTTTATCCAACGAGTTGAGCCACTTATTGGCACTTTAGGTAATTTAGGAGTATAAAATAGTTTAACCCCTGCCTGTAAACAAAAATTTTGTAATTGTTGGAAAAAATCATCAGGGTGTTTCGCCATGATGTTTTTAATTTCTAACAGATTTTTACCAAACACCTTTTTGTTATACTCGGGTATATCAATCTGCTCTGCCTGAATTTCTCCTTGTCGCAACCATGCAGATATTGCATGAGGTTCAAGGGTGTGTTTTAAAGATGCATAAGCAGCTACCTTTAATTCGCTTTCCATATAAAGCTTATTCCAAGCCTCATGTGTTGATACTGCAAAGTATTCAAACAAATTAATGGTTTTTTCTTCTATTTTTCTTGTTTTGGGCACCCAGTTATTCTTTGCCATTTCAGCATAAGGGAAACTCTTTGTCCATTCTTCAGCCTGTTCAACATCATATTTTCTTTGCTTTCTTGCTTTGTATTCATTATACCTGGCTTGTTTATTAATCCAGAAATGTGCAGGGATTTTTGTAACATTCTCAAACAAAACAGCCATTTCTGATGTGATAGAACTCTCAGCTTTTAAGACTGCAATAATCGTTTTCTCCGGTTTTCCGGTACGCAGGGCAAATTCTTTCCGGCTCATGCCCATTTCCTCCAACTTCTCATTCAGGGTCTCGCATGGATGCAAAACTTCCTGTGGGTAATATTCATTTAATGTCGCCATAATTTATCCCTCCTTATGGTAATACCAGTTATGCATCAAAATTACCGATATATTTCGTTTCTTTTTTCCTTTCTTATCATTAAATATTATTTCCGTAGCTACGGCTATGCAAAGAATATTTATTTCAATAAAGAAAAAAATATTCCAAAATATTTATCGGCAATTTTGAAACACAACTGGTATAATTGGTTACTTCAATTATTTCTACACTTTTAATTTCGATTAATATTTGTTTGCCATCTTCATTCTTTGGTATCGGATTTTCAGCAGGTTCAAATATTAACCCGAAAAATTAGCTTCGCTGAAATCACTTCGTTTAGTTCATGAATTTTCTACGCATAAGAAGTACCAACAAATTTGTTGTTTTTAACAACCCCAAATTTGGGTACTTCTAATGCGGGGTTTCCCGCTTTGCTTCTCTTTATCCATCGCATATTCATACAATTCACTCCGTTTTTGCATGAATAAAGCGGGTTAATCTGTATGGGTGGTCTAAATCACAAGACCATTGATCTTTTCTGTTTTCCGTTAGCTGATGAAAACGACCGGGCAAATGTTTTAAATCGACAAAACTTTCAGTAGCAGCCATATCATCTAATCTTTTCTGATATAATTTAGCCCGTTTTGCACCCATTTTTTGTACTGCCACACTATTATTGTTGGCATATTTTTTC
The sequence above is a segment of the Bacteroidales bacterium genome. Coding sequences within it:
- a CDS encoding killer suppression protein HigA gives rise to the protein MIITFADKKLKKYANNNSVAVQKMGAKRAKLYQKRLDDMAATESFVDLKHLPGRFHQLTENRKDQWSCDLDHPYRLTRFIHAKTE
- a CDS encoding ImmA/IrrE family metallo-endopeptidase codes for the protein MATLNEYYPQEVLHPCETLNEKLEEMGMSRKEFALRTGKPEKTIIAVLKAESSITSEMAVLFENVTKIPAHFWINKQARYNEYKARKQRKYDVEQAEEWTKSFPYAEMAKNNWVPKTRKIEEKTINLFEYFAVSTHEAWNKLYMESELKVAAYASLKHTLEPHAISAWLRQGEIQAEQIDIPEYNKKVFGKNLLEIKNIMAKHPDDFFQQLQNFCLQAGVKLFYTPKLPKVPISGSTRWIKNNPIIQLTARYKQNDRFWFTFFHEAGHILLHGKKYISLENINFSEADPEKEQEAHDFAEEWIFTREQEEEVILAAQLDENDIIAFAKKFNTHPAMIIGRLQHKGLISFSLGRKFIEPIDLSSN